In Kytococcus sedentarius DSM 20547, the sequence CGCTGGCCGAGATGCTGGGCATCGTCCTGACCAAGGAGGGGTGGTCGGTCACCACCTGCGGTGACGGGGGGCGCGCGCTCACGGCCTTCCGGGCTGTCAATCCGGATCTGGTGTTGCTCGACGTCATGCTCCCGGGCAAGGACGGCATGTCGGTCTGCCGGGAGATCCGGGCCGAGTCGGGGGTGCCCATCATCATGCTCACGGCCCGCACCGACACGCACGACGTGGTGACCGGGCTGGAGGCCGGCGCGGACGACTACGTGCAGAAGCCTTTCCGCCCGCAGGAGCTGCTGGCGCGCACCCGGGCCCGCATGCGGCGCTACACCCCGCCGCAGCAGGCGCAGCTCGCGGTGGGCGACCTCACCATCGACGTCCAGAGCCACATCGTGCAGCGTCAGGGGGAGATCATCCCGCTGACGCCGCTGGAGTTCGACCTGCTGGTGGCGCTCGCACGCAAGCCGATGCAGGTGTTGAGCCGCGAGACCCTGTTGGAGCAGGTGTGGGGCTACCAGCACGCCGGTGACACCCGGCTGGTGAACGTGCACGTCCAGCGCCTGCGGGCCAAGATCGAGAGCGACCCGGAGAACCCCACCATCGTGCAGACCGTGCGGGGCGTGGGCTACCGCGCCGGCGCCCCCACGAGCAGCTGACCGAGGTGGCCCACAAGCCGTTCGCCGTGACCCGGTCGGGCCTCGGCGCCGTCGTCCGCGCGTGGCGGACGTCCCTGCGCTTCCGCACCATCATCGTCAGCCTGGTGCTGACCGCGCTGCTGTCGCTGGTGCTCGGCGCCACGCTGTACCAGACCATCGGGGAGCGCCTGCTGCGCAACCGGGTGGACGCGGCGATGGCGGAGTCGGTCACGACCGTCGCAGCGGCCCAGCGGCAGTTCGACGCGCTGGACCGCACGGACAACTCGACCCTCTACACCACGGCTACCGACGTCGTGCGGCTGAGCTCCAGCCCCGGTGACGACCGGTCGGTGCGGGCGGCGGTGGTCCGGGGGCTGGGCAACGAGGCAGGCCTCTCGCCGGTGGAGCGTCCCGATGCAGAGGTCTCCGACGTGCCGGACGTCCTGCGGGAGCGGCTGCGGGAGGAGCCCGACCACGTCCACTCGATGGTCACGCGGGCCACGGCGGGGGAGGACGGGTCGTCGGCCTCGGTGCTGGTCGCGGCCCGGCTGGACGTCCCCGGAGCGGGGCCGCACGACCTCATCCTGTTCCACTCGCTGGAGAACGAGGAACGGTCGCTGGACATCGTGCGCTCCTCGTTCGCGCTGGGCGGCCTGGGCCTCATCGGCATCGCCGGACTCATCACCTTCGTGGTCACCCACATCGCCCTCGAGCCGTTGTCCCGGGTCACCCGCACCGCCGAGCACATCGCGACCGGCGAGCTGGACCGGCGCACCCGGATGCGGGGGCACGACGAGCTCGCCCGGCTCGGCAAGGCGGTCGACACGATGGCGGACGCTGCCCAGCGGCAGATCATCGAGCTCCGGGACCTGTCGCACCTCCAACAGCGATTCGTCAGCGACGTCAGCCACGAGCTGCGAACGCCGCTGACCACCATCCGCATGGCCAGCGAGGTGCTCCACTCCGACCGCGACGAGCTCGACCCGGTGGGTTCGCGCTCGGTCGAGCTCCTGCACGGGGAGGTGGAGCGTCTCGACCAGCTGCTGACCGACCTGCTGGAGATCTCCCGCCAGGACGCCGGCCAGGTGCAGCTCCAGCACTTGGAGGTGGACCTGGGGGAGTTGGCCGAGCGGGTGGTGCAGAACCACGCCCAGCTCGCGGCCAATGCCGGGGTGGACCTCCGGGTGGAGCGACCGGAGGTCTCGGCGGCGGTCGTGGCCGAGGTGGACGAGCGTCGGATCGAGCGGGTGCTGCGCAACCTGGTCGTCAACGCCATCGACCACGCCGAGGGCGAGCCGGTCGTCGTGCGCCTTGACGGCAACTACGCCGCGGTGGCCATCGCCGTCTCTGACAGCGGGGTGGGCATGGACGACGCCCAGATGGACCGGGTTTTCGACCGCTTCTGGCGGGCGGACCCTGCCCGCACGCGCACCGCGGGAGGGTCGGGCCTGGGGCTGAGCATCTGTGCGGGGGACGCGCGGGAGCACCGGGGGTGGTTGCAGGTCTCGTCGCGCCCGGGGCAGGGAGCCACCTTCCGCCTCACCGTGCCCCGTCGTGCGGGGGAGGCCGTGACCGGCTCGCCCATCCCGCTGCGGGCCCCGCACCCGAGCAACGACGACTGCCGCCGCGCGACCGAGGAGTAGCCATGAGTGTCCAGCGCCGCACCGGCCGCCCGTACCGGGCCCTTGCCACAGCCCTCGCCGTGGCCTGTGGCGTGGCGGCCTGCTCGCCGATCCCGCAGGAGTCCGCGGTGGAGCGCGGTCCGGCGCTGGACGAGGCCCACCGCCAGGAGATCAGCGTGGAGGTGGAGCCCCCCGCCCCCGACGCCACGGCCGAGGAGCTCGTGGCGGGCTTCCTGCGCACCGGGCTCGACCCTGAGGACAACTTCCGGGTGGGGCGTGAGTACCTGACCGAGGGGGCCAGCGCGAGCTGGCAGCCCGACGAGCGGGTGCTCGTGCACGACGAGCGCGTCTCTCCGGGCATCACGGAGGTGGCCGGGGGGAAGGTGCGGGTCAACCTCACTGTCATGGGCTCGGTCGACGCCTCGGGGGTCCTCACCGAGGCCGCGCCGGAGACGCGCGAGGACCTCACCTTCGAGGTCGAGCGGGTGGACGACCAGTGGCGCATCAGCGGGTTGCCGAACGACATCGGCGTCTTCCTCACCCAGGCCGACTTCCAGCGCCTCTACCGCCCGGTCGACGTCCACTGGGGGTCCCCGGTCTCCGAGGAGCTGGTGCCGCAGACCCGGTGGCTCCGCGACGGGGAGGGCTTGGCCAGCGCCCTGGGGCGGACGCAGGTGGAGCAGGTGCCGGAGTATCTGGAGGGGGCGATGCACACCGGGATGCCGTCCGGCACCCGGCTGGAGGCCGCGGCCGTGCCGGTGGTCGACGGTATCGCCTCCATCCGCCTCTCGGAGGCGATGAACGAGGCCGACGGGAACCGTCGCAACCTCGCGTGGGCGCAGTTCGCGGCGACGATGCGGCAGCTCGCCGGGGTGGAGGCGGTGTCGCTGGAGGCCGGTGGACGACCGCTCAGTGCGGCGAGCTCGGCGGTGGGGGAGCGGCTGGCCTACCCGCAGGGTGCCGGCTACTCGGTGGTCTCGGTGGACGTCCCCCTGGTGCTGCTGCACCAGCGCCAGCGCCTCGTGGCCGCCGACCCGAGCTCTGCGGAGCTCGCCTCGGCACCCCAACCATCGGCCCTGGACGTCCCACCTCTGCCCGCCAGCTGGGAGCGGATGGCGGTCGCGGCCGACTTCCGTACCGTTGGTGCCGTCGACGGCCGCCAGCTGGGGGTCTGGCGCGACGGCCGGGGTACCACCCACACCGTCGACGGACGGCTGTCGGCGCCCAGCATCGACCCCCTGGGATTCCTGTGGACGACGCAGCGGACCGATGACGGCTCCGAGGTCCTGGTGCTCGACGCCGCCGGATCGTCCTCGGGCCTGCGGGCCCAGGCCTCCCCGGAGGTGCTGGAGGTGCCCTGGCTGGAGGACCGGGCGATCACGCAGGTCCGGATCTCCCCGGACGGCGCGCGTGCCCTGGTGCTGCTGCGCGAGGGGGGGCGGGACCAGGTCGCCATCGCAGGGGTGGTCCGCGGCGCCGACGGGGAGCCGACCTCCCTGGCCGAACCGCGGGCGATGGTCCCGGCGGCCACCGCGGTGCGGGACCTGGCGTGGATCGACGAGAGCTCGGTGGCCGTCCTGGGCGAACCCGCGGACGACGGCCAGCAGGAGGTGTGGCGGGCCGACGTCGGCGGGTGGACCGAGTCCCAGGGGCACGTCGACAACGCCGTCGCGATCGCCGGGTACCCCGACGAGCGGGAGGACGGCATCCTCATCACCACTGATGGGGGGCGCGTCCTCACCAAGGCCGGTGCCACCTGGTTCGTGGC encodes:
- the mtrA gene encoding MtrAB system response regulator MtrA yields the protein MVAAPPPRDSAPLGHVLVVDDDSALAEMLGIVLTKEGWSVTTCGDGGRALTAFRAVNPDLVLLDVMLPGKDGMSVCREIRAESGVPIIMLTARTDTHDVVTGLEAGADDYVQKPFRPQELLARTRARMRRYTPPQQAQLAVGDLTIDVQSHIVQRQGEIIPLTPLEFDLLVALARKPMQVLSRETLLEQVWGYQHAGDTRLVNVHVQRLRAKIESDPENPTIVQTVRGVGYRAGAPTSS
- the mtrB gene encoding MtrAB system histidine kinase MtrB — its product is MAHKPFAVTRSGLGAVVRAWRTSLRFRTIIVSLVLTALLSLVLGATLYQTIGERLLRNRVDAAMAESVTTVAAAQRQFDALDRTDNSTLYTTATDVVRLSSSPGDDRSVRAAVVRGLGNEAGLSPVERPDAEVSDVPDVLRERLREEPDHVHSMVTRATAGEDGSSASVLVAARLDVPGAGPHDLILFHSLENEERSLDIVRSSFALGGLGLIGIAGLITFVVTHIALEPLSRVTRTAEHIATGELDRRTRMRGHDELARLGKAVDTMADAAQRQIIELRDLSHLQQRFVSDVSHELRTPLTTIRMASEVLHSDRDELDPVGSRSVELLHGEVERLDQLLTDLLEISRQDAGQVQLQHLEVDLGELAERVVQNHAQLAANAGVDLRVERPEVSAAVVAEVDERRIERVLRNLVVNAIDHAEGEPVVVRLDGNYAAVAIAVSDSGVGMDDAQMDRVFDRFWRADPARTRTAGGSGLGLSICAGDAREHRGWLQVSSRPGQGATFRLTVPRRAGEAVTGSPIPLRAPHPSNDDCRRATEE
- a CDS encoding LpqB family beta-propeller domain-containing protein — protein: MSVQRRTGRPYRALATALAVACGVAACSPIPQESAVERGPALDEAHRQEISVEVEPPAPDATAEELVAGFLRTGLDPEDNFRVGREYLTEGASASWQPDERVLVHDERVSPGITEVAGGKVRVNLTVMGSVDASGVLTEAAPETREDLTFEVERVDDQWRISGLPNDIGVFLTQADFQRLYRPVDVHWGSPVSEELVPQTRWLRDGEGLASALGRTQVEQVPEYLEGAMHTGMPSGTRLEAAAVPVVDGIASIRLSEAMNEADGNRRNLAWAQFAATMRQLAGVEAVSLEAGGRPLSAASSAVGERLAYPQGAGYSVVSVDVPLVLLHQRQRLVAADPSSAELASAPQPSALDVPPLPASWERMAVAADFRTVGAVDGRQLGVWRDGRGTTHTVDGRLSAPSIDPLGFLWTTQRTDDGSEVLVLDAAGSSSGLRAQASPEVLEVPWLEDRAITQVRISPDGARALVLLREGGRDQVAIAGVVRGADGEPTSLAEPRAMVPAATAVRDLAWIDESSVAVLGEPADDGQQEVWRADVGGWTESQGHVDNAVAIAGYPDEREDGILITTDGGRVLTKAGATWFVATAASDVIVPGR